One window of the Euzebya sp. genome contains the following:
- a CDS encoding DNA-binding protein — protein sequence MSAPASRALAAAGVADLRDLSAMRRRDVAALHGVGPTVMRVLDAALADRGMAFAED from the coding sequence GTGAGCGCACCTGCCTCGCGGGCGCTCGCGGCAGCGGGTGTCGCGGACCTGCGGGACCTGTCGGCCATGCGCCGACGGGACGTGGCCGCGCTCCACGGCGTCGGGCCGACCGTCATGCGCGTGCTCGATGCCGCGCTGGCCGACCGGGGGATGGCGTTCGCAGAGGACTGA
- a CDS encoding cell wall-binding repeat-containing protein: MGIAVALVVIVGFGFTSIATAASQEPTEDPTDTESPTETETPDETETPDGTETPDDGAVQSDRYGGETRYETSVSISQAAFPEGADEVYIARADAFPDSLSAGSLDGGPIILVPQCDTIPDVVQDELERLDPERVIALGGVDAVCEQVLDDAVAAAGGEGGATESPMPTETPTDDPTATESPTDDPTDDPTDPTDTESPTEDEVDTTG, from the coding sequence ATGGGCATCGCAGTCGCGCTGGTCGTGATCGTCGGCTTCGGCTTCACGAGCATCGCCACTGCCGCATCCCAGGAGCCCACGGAGGACCCGACCGACACCGAGTCCCCCACCGAGACCGAGACCCCGGACGAGACCGAGACCCCCGACGGGACCGAGACCCCCGACGACGGGGCGGTCCAGAGCGACCGGTACGGCGGCGAGACCCGCTACGAGACGTCGGTGAGCATCAGCCAGGCCGCCTTCCCCGAGGGCGCCGACGAGGTCTACATCGCTCGCGCCGACGCGTTCCCGGACTCGCTGTCCGCCGGCTCGCTGGACGGTGGCCCGATCATCCTCGTCCCGCAGTGCGACACCATCCCGGACGTCGTCCAGGATGAGCTCGAGCGCCTCGACCCCGAGCGCGTCATCGCCCTCGGTGGCGTGGACGCGGTCTGCGAGCAGGTGCTCGACGACGCCGTCGCCGCCGCCGGCGGCGAGGGTGGCGCGACCGAGTCGCCCATGCCCACCGAGACCCCGACGGATGACCCGACGGCCACCGAGTCGCCGACCGACGACCCGACCGACGACCCCACCGACCCGACCGACACCGAATCCCCCACCGAGGACGAGGTCGACACGACCGGGTAG
- a CDS encoding CoA-binding protein, with product MAQADPRTVLEDADVVAVVGCSTNPAKAAHRIPAWLQGMGYDVRPVHPSATEILGVPAMPTLADLDVAPDLVVVFRPSTEAPDVTRQAVEAGAGAVWLQLGIRSAEAEAIADQAGIAFVQDRCSGVDARTFGIDKTAG from the coding sequence ATGGCTCAGGCTGATCCCCGCACCGTGCTCGAAGACGCCGACGTCGTGGCCGTGGTCGGGTGCTCGACCAACCCCGCCAAGGCCGCCCACCGCATCCCGGCGTGGTTGCAGGGCATGGGCTACGACGTCCGGCCGGTCCACCCCTCGGCCACCGAGATCCTGGGTGTCCCGGCGATGCCGACCCTCGCCGACCTGGACGTCGCCCCCGATCTCGTCGTCGTCTTCCGCCCTTCCACCGAGGCTCCGGACGTCACCCGACAGGCCGTCGAGGCCGGCGCGGGGGCGGTGTGGCTGCAGCTCGGCATCCGCTCGGCCGAGGCGGAGGCCATCGCGGACCAGGCGGGCATCGCCTTCGTCCAGGACCGCTGCTCCGGTGTGGACGCCCGGACCTTCGGGATCGACAAGACCGCGGGCTGA
- a CDS encoding DUF3352 domain-containing protein, protein MDSTSKRGSTPSEGDQWGSSGGWNDGEESPSTPSGTGTSQGGWNVDDGTDWPASPVGSSSPPAAAPTPAAPSPAPAPGPAPAPGPAPTPPGPQAWQPGAPVAGAPGGLPAGAPPGAPQAPWQPGAPPPGAPGVPQYGGYGPPGGVPPQAPKKRGKGPLIAGLVVLLVVVAGGAVFALQFLQGSGDRLVSRVPDGAALYAHLNLNPSAGNKLGIQSLIDRVNEAAGEELISIDAIVGQLEASSDDAPSFSDDIDPWLGDQIAVYLGDVPSVDSMAESVPEDFAILLAVDDADAAAAFIEDQDPAGEYDAGDGRQGWLVAEGGDGGPDAVAVIDDGVLLFGTESGVERALDADSSLADSDAYTTVTDQLPDRVVTLYVDTAAFVEAVAAESGQEELLQGLGATAVSVSFAEGSVDISSVATVGDGDNPLTAESIAAADLADLPAGGLFYGRFPNLGPLLTSALESADAASSMAAEELGEPLGDDQLPSAQIEAGLEEVLGTSVSEIAGWLGDLSLAVAYDPSASSDNAGLLVQAAVADVDAATDLVDAIAEQLPPEAGLDIESGSITAGDLSIRVADEALSIQAGSFGDGTLGEDEAYQAAVDGLVGDPIVYIDIPGVVGAIAPFAVGTEPTDEAQQALDVAAAFDAIVGGFAVEGDVVRSTLRISYGGEVESVDVSEPNLPALEFGELGTFEDLVEGATGGDDAQPIGGDTGTGIDPTAGEPFAFGDDPELDVLYTACADGDFVACDDLYFASPIGSEYEAFALTCGDRGADTSVSCVEQFG, encoded by the coding sequence ATGGACAGCACCTCGAAGCGCGGGTCGACCCCGTCCGAGGGTGACCAGTGGGGATCGTCGGGCGGCTGGAACGACGGCGAGGAGTCCCCGTCGACGCCGTCGGGGACGGGCACCTCGCAGGGCGGGTGGAACGTCGACGACGGGACCGACTGGCCGGCCAGCCCGGTCGGGTCGTCCTCGCCTCCCGCGGCTGCGCCGACCCCGGCCGCCCCGTCACCGGCTCCGGCTCCCGGTCCGGCTCCGGCACCCGGCCCCGCACCGACCCCTCCTGGGCCCCAGGCATGGCAGCCCGGCGCGCCGGTGGCCGGCGCGCCCGGTGGACTGCCCGCCGGCGCGCCCCCCGGCGCACCGCAGGCGCCCTGGCAGCCGGGCGCCCCGCCCCCGGGCGCGCCCGGCGTCCCCCAGTACGGCGGGTACGGCCCCCCGGGCGGCGTCCCGCCGCAGGCGCCCAAGAAGCGGGGCAAGGGCCCGCTGATCGCCGGTCTCGTGGTGCTGCTGGTCGTGGTGGCCGGCGGCGCGGTGTTCGCCCTGCAGTTCCTGCAAGGCTCCGGTGACCGGCTCGTGAGCCGCGTGCCGGATGGCGCAGCCCTCTACGCGCACCTGAACCTGAACCCGTCCGCGGGCAACAAGCTCGGCATCCAGTCCCTCATCGACCGGGTCAACGAGGCGGCGGGGGAGGAGCTGATCAGCATCGACGCGATCGTCGGGCAGCTGGAGGCCTCCTCCGACGACGCGCCCAGCTTCTCCGACGACATCGACCCGTGGCTCGGCGACCAGATCGCCGTGTACCTGGGTGACGTCCCGAGCGTCGACTCGATGGCCGAGTCGGTCCCCGAGGACTTCGCGATCCTCCTCGCCGTCGACGACGCGGACGCAGCCGCGGCGTTCATCGAGGACCAGGACCCCGCCGGTGAGTACGACGCGGGTGACGGCCGGCAGGGGTGGCTCGTGGCCGAGGGCGGCGACGGCGGTCCTGACGCGGTCGCGGTCATCGACGACGGCGTGCTGCTGTTCGGCACCGAGTCCGGGGTCGAGCGGGCGCTCGACGCCGACTCCTCGCTGGCCGACAGCGACGCCTACACCACCGTGACCGACCAGCTGCCGGACCGGGTCGTCACCCTCTACGTCGACACCGCCGCGTTCGTCGAGGCGGTCGCCGCGGAGTCCGGGCAGGAGGAGCTGCTGCAGGGCCTCGGCGCCACCGCGGTGTCGGTGAGCTTCGCCGAGGGCAGCGTCGACATCAGCAGCGTCGCCACCGTCGGCGACGGCGACAACCCCCTGACCGCTGAGTCCATCGCCGCGGCCGACCTGGCCGACCTGCCGGCCGGCGGCCTGTTCTACGGCCGGTTCCCGAACCTCGGGCCGCTGCTCACCTCCGCACTCGAGTCGGCCGACGCCGCCTCCTCGATGGCCGCCGAGGAGCTCGGCGAGCCCCTCGGCGACGACCAGCTGCCGTCCGCGCAGATCGAGGCCGGTCTGGAGGAGGTCCTCGGCACGTCGGTGTCCGAGATCGCCGGGTGGCTCGGGGACCTCAGCCTCGCCGTCGCCTACGACCCGTCGGCGTCGAGTGACAACGCCGGGCTGCTGGTGCAGGCCGCCGTCGCCGACGTCGACGCCGCCACCGACCTCGTGGACGCCATCGCTGAGCAGCTGCCGCCGGAGGCCGGCCTCGACATCGAGTCCGGGTCGATCACCGCCGGCGACCTGAGCATCCGCGTGGCCGACGAGGCCCTGTCCATCCAGGCCGGGTCGTTCGGCGACGGCACGCTTGGCGAGGACGAGGCCTACCAGGCCGCCGTCGACGGGCTGGTCGGCGACCCGATCGTCTACATCGACATCCCCGGCGTGGTCGGCGCCATCGCCCCGTTCGCCGTCGGCACCGAGCCGACCGACGAGGCGCAGCAGGCGCTCGACGTGGCGGCCGCGTTCGATGCGATCGTCGGCGGGTTCGCCGTCGAGGGGGACGTGGTCCGCAGCACCCTGCGGATCAGCTACGGCGGCGAGGTCGAGTCCGTGGACGTCTCCGAGCCCAACCTGCCCGCCCTCGAGTTCGGCGAGCTGGGCACGTTCGAGGACCTCGTCGAGGGCGCGACGGGTGGCGACGACGCCCAGCCCATCGGCGGCGACACGGGCACCGGGATCGATCCGACCGCCGGCGAGCCGTTCGCCTTCGGGGACGACCCCGAGCTGGACGTGCTCTACACCGCCTGCGCCGACGGCGACTTCGTCGCCTGCGACGACCTGTACTTCGCCAGCCCGATCGGCAGCGAGTACGAGGCGTTCGCGCTGACCTGCGGTGACCGTGGGGCGGACACCTCGGTCAGCTGCGTGGAGCAGTTCGGCTAA
- a CDS encoding tyrosine-type recombinase/integrase codes for MGRSKGEGTISKLPDGRWRARIRYGGRDFYGERVRTKREAVATLPEVRERAYGPQDTDEPTVAEYVREYLDGRREELAQNSWRLYDRMERLYIGPNLDMPVSALRTPDLQKLYKRLKDDGVGTATIGRVHSVLSVALGEAVRMGLIDHSPATHAKPPRHTSKDPHPLTPDEAKALLRACRAPAAPSGRIIAAILLLGLRLNEAIELRWHHIDRAEGFLTVPGTKTQSSAARLPLPRVALEVIGEQGDAAVTDPVFPSTVDASRRTSRQTVSRHLLALLDALGIERRRIHDLRHSTGSLLAASGVPTRLIQSVLRHTSAAMSVHYSRSYDPDLREALDQLGDALVT; via the coding sequence ATGGGTCGCAGCAAGGGCGAGGGGACGATCTCGAAGCTGCCGGACGGGCGGTGGCGAGCCCGGATCCGGTACGGCGGACGGGACTTCTACGGCGAACGGGTCCGGACCAAGCGCGAGGCGGTGGCGACGCTGCCCGAGGTCAGGGAGCGGGCGTACGGACCGCAGGACACCGATGAGCCCACGGTCGCCGAGTACGTCCGCGAGTACCTCGACGGCCGCCGTGAGGAGCTGGCACAGAACTCCTGGCGGCTGTACGACCGAATGGAGCGGCTCTACATCGGTCCCAACCTCGACATGCCCGTCTCGGCGCTGCGGACGCCGGATCTGCAGAAGCTGTACAAGCGGTTGAAGGACGACGGGGTCGGCACCGCCACGATCGGCCGCGTCCACTCCGTCCTGTCGGTCGCCCTCGGCGAGGCGGTCCGGATGGGCTTGATCGATCACTCCCCCGCGACCCACGCCAAGCCGCCGCGGCACACCTCCAAGGATCCGCACCCGTTGACCCCGGACGAGGCGAAGGCGTTGCTGCGGGCGTGTCGTGCGCCGGCGGCCCCGTCCGGCCGGATCATCGCCGCCATCCTCCTGCTGGGCCTGCGGCTGAACGAGGCCATCGAGCTCCGCTGGCACCACATCGATCGCGCCGAGGGCTTCCTGACCGTGCCCGGCACCAAGACCCAGAGCTCCGCGGCGAGGTTGCCCCTCCCCCGGGTGGCGCTGGAGGTCATCGGTGAGCAGGGCGACGCAGCCGTGACCGACCCCGTCTTCCCCTCGACCGTCGATGCGTCGCGTCGCACCTCCCGCCAGACCGTGAGCCGGCACCTGCTCGCTCTGCTGGACGCCCTGGGCATCGAGCGGCGACGGATCCACGACCTGCGGCACAGCACGGGATCGCTGCTGGCAGCATCCGGGGTCCCGACGCGCCTCATCCAGAGCGTCCTGCGCCACACCTCCGCGGCGATGTCCGTGCACTACTCCCGGTCCTACGACCCCGACCTGCGCGAGGCGCTCGACCAGCTCGGGGACGCCCTGGTCACCTGA
- a CDS encoding VOC family protein, whose product MSLATWKDLCIDAVDAHRLADFWGAALGLSVERRGDGHAVLRGDHPTETIWVNAVPEPKTVKHRVHLDVRARSLDPLLDLGATVVAAAEDTGKPWTTLADPDGGEFCTFLRDDLPAAPPARRYEMVVDVADGAASEALATWWADVLGGRVVDDGRGFWWIEDIPGLPFETIDMIPVPEPKAVKNRIHWDVDCDDVDALVGAGATVLAAPTPTTRWTVCADPQGNEFCAFTPGGDAA is encoded by the coding sequence ATGTCTCTCGCGACCTGGAAGGACCTGTGCATCGACGCCGTCGACGCCCACCGGCTGGCCGACTTCTGGGGCGCCGCCCTGGGCCTGTCGGTCGAGCGGCGGGGCGACGGCCACGCCGTGCTGCGGGGTGACCACCCCACCGAGACGATCTGGGTCAACGCCGTCCCCGAGCCGAAGACCGTCAAGCACCGGGTGCACCTCGACGTCCGCGCCCGCTCGCTCGATCCCCTGCTCGACCTCGGTGCGACCGTCGTGGCGGCCGCCGAGGACACCGGCAAGCCCTGGACGACGCTGGCCGACCCCGATGGCGGGGAGTTCTGCACCTTCCTCCGCGACGACCTCCCCGCGGCCCCGCCGGCCCGGCGCTACGAGATGGTCGTCGACGTCGCCGACGGCGCTGCCTCCGAGGCCCTCGCCACCTGGTGGGCCGACGTGCTCGGCGGCCGGGTGGTCGACGACGGCCGTGGGTTCTGGTGGATCGAGGACATCCCCGGCCTGCCGTTCGAGACCATCGACATGATCCCCGTCCCCGAGCCCAAGGCCGTGAAGAACCGGATCCACTGGGACGTGGACTGTGACGACGTCGACGCGCTGGTGGGCGCCGGTGCGACCGTCCTGGCCGCTCCGACGCCCACCACGCGCTGGACCGTGTGCGCAGACCCGCAGGGCAACGAGTTCTGCGCCTTCACCCCCGGCGGGGACGCGGCTTAG
- the mobF gene encoding MobF family relaxase, with translation MSAGAGYRYLLDSVAVGDAAREPGRGLADYYSVEGCPPGRWLGSGLPALASGELRAGDVVTEEQVARLLGQGRDPLTGDPLGRAYPQYRSRTERIADRVAGLDPGLDDDARAAAVERIEREESARRSRRAVAGFDLTFSVPKSVSVLWALADEDVRAQVVAAHHAAIADVIGVLEREVAATRVGARGPDGAVAQVPVAGVIAAAFDHYDSRAGDPQLHTHVVIANKARTILDGKWRALDGRPVHAAMVALSEHYNAVLADRLTDTLGVVWIQRDRGADRNPGWEIAGVPDELVDVFSSRTGDIDAAKDQLIADYVATHGHQPSTKTVLKLRQQATLATRPDKALHSLAELTDRWHATASTHAVPSGAWLHAALGARAQQRMHASDLSPATVAGIAATVLEVVGERRSTWRRWNLHAEATRQLMGVRFASTADREAVVSAVVHAAEAASVQLTPPELAHVPKELRREDGTSVLRPRHSTVFTSAELLAVEDQLLRLSRATHGPQVPAVTVAHHANGLGHDQVAAIAKVGTSGRLVDVLVGPAGAGKTTTMRALRTAWEYLYGPGTVVGLAPSAAAAEVLGADLEIDTETTAKWLHEFAAGRVALRAGQLLIVDEASLAGTHTLHRLATATADAGAKLLLVGDPAQLAAVDAGGAFRLLATDRDDIAELTDVRRFHHDWEKHASMQLRDGNSAVLDTYAAHGRLRDGDTEAMLDAAYTAWQADLAAGKTSLLIAPTRDHVIALNQRAHTDRVAAGDVDPSTVVRLHDRTLAGVGDVIVSRRNHRQLANASGRWVRNGDRWTVSSIHSDGTLTVQGNGGTVEFPAGYVAEHVELGYAVTAHRAQGATVDAAHAIVTTAMTRETLYVAMTRGRHSNTAYTTTDNADVEPHQDGGDEITGRQVLGGVLTRTGAERTAHETLRDEQNRWGSIAQLAAEYDTIAAAAQHDRWTRLVHVCGLTDDQADQVLVSDAFGALSSALRQAEAHHLNPEELLPRLVAARDLDDAEDIAAVLHHRVTTVTTRPATTEHRPPNLIAGLIPNATGPMTPDMRTALDERHQLIEQRARDLVETAMVHHEPWLRHLGPVPQNWHGRDRWVRTASTVAAYRDRYRITTTDPLGRDAANQLQRADAARVRAAMNHLRLVRALDPGTATRRPVQRDSPGLGPSL, from the coding sequence ATGTCCGCGGGCGCCGGCTATCGGTACCTGCTGGACTCCGTCGCGGTCGGCGACGCCGCACGTGAGCCAGGCCGTGGGCTGGCGGACTACTACTCCGTCGAGGGTTGCCCGCCGGGCCGGTGGCTCGGTTCAGGACTGCCCGCCCTGGCCAGCGGGGAGCTTCGAGCGGGCGATGTGGTCACCGAGGAGCAGGTGGCACGCCTGCTCGGCCAAGGCCGCGACCCGCTCACCGGAGATCCGTTGGGACGCGCCTACCCCCAATACCGGTCGCGGACCGAGCGGATCGCCGACCGCGTCGCCGGGCTCGACCCCGGCCTGGACGACGACGCCCGCGCGGCCGCCGTGGAGCGGATCGAGCGTGAGGAGTCGGCACGGCGCTCCCGGCGGGCGGTGGCCGGGTTCGACCTGACCTTCAGCGTCCCGAAGTCCGTGTCGGTGTTGTGGGCGCTCGCCGACGAGGATGTCCGTGCTCAGGTCGTGGCTGCGCACCACGCGGCGATCGCCGACGTGATCGGCGTGCTGGAGCGGGAGGTCGCGGCCACCCGGGTGGGCGCGAGGGGACCGGACGGTGCGGTCGCCCAGGTCCCTGTGGCCGGTGTGATCGCCGCGGCGTTCGATCACTACGACTCCCGTGCCGGCGATCCGCAGTTGCACACCCACGTGGTGATCGCGAACAAGGCCAGGACGATCCTCGACGGCAAGTGGCGGGCGCTGGACGGCCGGCCGGTGCATGCGGCGATGGTGGCGCTGTCCGAGCACTACAACGCCGTCCTCGCCGACCGGCTCACCGACACCCTTGGCGTCGTCTGGATCCAACGCGACCGTGGTGCCGATCGGAACCCGGGATGGGAGATCGCCGGCGTGCCCGACGAGCTGGTCGACGTCTTCTCGTCCCGCACCGGCGACATCGACGCGGCCAAGGATCAGCTGATCGCGGACTATGTGGCCACCCACGGCCACCAGCCCTCGACGAAGACCGTCCTGAAGCTGCGCCAGCAGGCCACGTTGGCGACCCGGCCGGACAAGGCGTTGCACTCTCTTGCCGAGCTGACCGACCGCTGGCATGCCACCGCCAGCACGCACGCCGTGCCGTCGGGTGCATGGCTGCACGCTGCGCTCGGAGCACGTGCACAGCAGCGAATGCACGCATCGGACCTTTCGCCTGCGACTGTGGCGGGGATCGCCGCGACGGTGCTGGAGGTGGTGGGTGAGCGCCGGTCGACGTGGCGCCGCTGGAACCTGCACGCGGAGGCGACCCGTCAGCTGATGGGCGTCCGGTTCGCCAGCACCGCCGACCGCGAGGCGGTCGTCTCTGCCGTCGTCCATGCCGCCGAGGCCGCGTCGGTGCAGCTGACGCCGCCGGAGCTTGCTCACGTCCCGAAGGAGTTGCGGCGCGAGGACGGCACCAGCGTGTTGCGGCCGCGGCACTCGACGGTGTTCACCTCCGCCGAGCTGCTCGCCGTCGAAGACCAACTGCTCCGGCTGTCGCGGGCGACGCACGGACCGCAGGTCCCGGCGGTCACCGTCGCCCATCACGCCAACGGACTCGGCCACGATCAAGTTGCCGCGATCGCCAAGGTGGGGACGTCCGGCCGGTTGGTGGACGTGCTCGTCGGCCCGGCTGGTGCAGGCAAGACCACCACCATGCGCGCCCTCCGGACGGCGTGGGAGTACCTCTACGGTCCCGGCACGGTGGTGGGGCTCGCGCCATCCGCCGCGGCCGCAGAGGTGCTCGGCGCCGACCTGGAGATCGACACCGAGACCACGGCGAAGTGGCTCCACGAGTTCGCGGCTGGCCGTGTCGCGCTCCGTGCCGGCCAGTTGCTGATCGTCGACGAAGCCTCCCTCGCCGGCACCCACACCCTGCACCGCCTCGCCACCGCCACAGCAGACGCCGGCGCCAAGCTCCTCCTCGTCGGCGACCCCGCCCAGCTGGCCGCCGTCGACGCCGGCGGCGCGTTCAGGTTGCTGGCGACCGACCGCGACGACATCGCCGAGCTCACCGACGTCCGCCGCTTCCACCACGACTGGGAGAAGCACGCCTCCATGCAGCTACGTGACGGCAACTCCGCGGTGCTCGACACCTACGCGGCGCACGGTCGCCTCCGAGACGGTGACACCGAGGCGATGCTGGACGCCGCCTACACCGCTTGGCAGGCGGACCTCGCCGCGGGCAAGACAAGCCTGCTGATCGCGCCGACGCGCGACCACGTCATCGCCCTGAACCAGCGCGCGCACACCGACCGTGTCGCCGCCGGCGACGTCGACCCGTCCACCGTCGTCCGCTTGCACGACCGCACGCTCGCCGGGGTCGGCGACGTGATCGTGTCCCGCCGCAACCACCGCCAGCTCGCGAACGCATCCGGACGGTGGGTGCGCAACGGTGACCGCTGGACGGTGTCGTCGATTCACTCCGACGGTACCCTCACCGTCCAGGGCAACGGGGGCACCGTGGAGTTCCCGGCCGGGTACGTCGCCGAGCACGTCGAACTTGGGTACGCGGTGACCGCCCATCGTGCCCAGGGCGCGACCGTCGACGCCGCCCACGCCATCGTCACCACCGCGATGACCCGCGAGACCCTCTACGTCGCCATGACCCGCGGCCGGCACTCGAACACCGCCTACACCACCACCGACAACGCCGACGTCGAACCCCACCAGGACGGGGGCGACGAGATCACCGGCCGGCAGGTGCTCGGCGGCGTGCTCACCCGGACCGGGGCAGAGCGGACCGCCCACGAGACGCTCCGAGACGAGCAGAACCGGTGGGGCAGCATCGCCCAACTCGCCGCGGAGTACGACACCATCGCCGCCGCCGCTCAACACGACCGCTGGACCCGCCTCGTCCACGTCTGCGGCCTCACCGACGACCAAGCTGACCAGGTGCTCGTCTCGGACGCGTTCGGAGCCCTCTCATCCGCGCTGCGGCAAGCCGAGGCCCATCACCTCAACCCCGAAGAACTGCTCCCCAGGCTCGTAGCCGCCCGGGACCTCGACGACGCCGAGGACATCGCCGCTGTCCTCCACCACCGCGTCACCACCGTCACCACCCGCCCCGCGACGACCGAGCACCGGCCACCGAACCTGATCGCGGGTCTCATCCCCAACGCCACCGGACCCATGACCCCCGACATGCGCACCGCTCTCGACGAACGTCACCAGCTCATCGAACAGAGAGCCCGCGACCTCGTCGAGACCGCCATGGTCCATCACGAACCGTGGCTCCGCCACCTCGGACCCGTCCCCCAGAACTGGCACGGCCGCGACCGGTGGGTCCGCACGGCGAGCACCGTCGCCGCCTACCGCGACCGCTACCGCATCACCACCACCGACCCGCTCGGCCGCGACGCGGCCAACCAACTGCAGCGTGCCGATGCCGCCCGAGTCCGCGCGGCCATGAACCACCTGCGCCTGGTCCGCGCCTTGGACCCGGGTACCGCGACGCGTCGGCCAGTCCAGCGAGACTCACCCGGGCTCGGCCCGTCGTTGTGA